The genomic window AAACGGACCGATCTGCGGCGCTGGCGCGGAATGCGCCGAAAGTGCTTTGGTTTCAGACGTCATTGATCACTCCGGAGTGAGACAGGAAACGCGCCTTAGAGACTCGCGATGACAGGCGCGAGCTCGAGCGAGCCGCGATAGATCATCTCGAAGGCGACGTAAACGATGATGGCGAGACCGACATAGGCGATCCAGCGCTGCTTCTGCAGCACGCGGCCGAGCAGGTCTGCGGCAACGCCCATCATCGCCACCGACAATAGCAGGCCGAACGCAAGGATGTAGGGATGCTCGCGCGCGGCGCCCGCGACCGCGAGCACGTTGTCGAGCGACATCGAGACGTCGGCGGCGACGATTTGCAAGGCCGCCTGCCCGAAAGTCTTATGCGGCACAGGTGCGTCGCTCGCGCCGCCGCCATGGCTGAATGCAAGCTGACGCGAATGCGCGGCCCGCTCGCGCAGCTCGCGCCACATCTTCCAGCAGACCCAGAGCAACAGCACGCCGCCGGCGAGCAGGAGGCCGATCACTTGCAGGAGCTGGGTCGCAACGCCGGCGAAGACGATGCGGAGCGCAGTAGCGGCGACGATGCCGACCACGATGGCGCGCCGGCGCTGCTCGGCCGGCAGCCCGGCCGCGGCAAGGCCGATGACGACGGCGTTGTCGCCGGCCAGCACAAGGTCGATCAGGACGACCTGAAGCAGCGCGGCCAGCGCCTCTGTGGTGATGAGTTCAGTCATGATCGATCATGCTTCGATGCGGACGGATCGAGCCATTGCGGCTTCTTCCGCTCGACCCAGTCCAGGACCTTCGAACGTGAGGAGCGCAACGCGGGCACGTCCTCCGCAAGCAGCGCGAGGCCGAGTGGCAGCATCCAGACACCCAGTATCGGCAGGAAGGAGAACACGCCGCCGACGACGAGCAGTGCGCCCGAGGGGATCCTGACCCAGCGGCTCGACGGCTTGAGCAGATAGGTGACGGTGTCGCCCACGCGCGGCGGCAGGCAATTGACGAGTTTGTCGAGGCGCGGATCGCCGCCGGCCATCTGGCTGGCAGCCCCCTCGGCTCCCGTCGCACGCTCGTCCGAGGCAGTAGTCATGCTCATTCCTCGGCGGCGGCGCGGTGCGCGGCCGGTACGACCCGCTTTGCACGCGGCAGCGCCAGCGTCAGCAGGCGCAACAGCTTGATTGCTTGCACCTCATGGGGATGGACGTCTTCGTCAGCGGCCGCGACACGCTCCGACAACTCCATCAGATGAGACGACAGCGGCATGTCCGAGACCGGCCGCAGCGTCTCGATCACGACGTTGGCAAAATCCGGCTCCTCGAGTCGTTCGGCGAGCGCGTCGAACATCGCAAGCAGCCTATCGTCGTCGATATGAGGTGCCAATCCGCGATCCCGGATGAAGCGGATCACTTCGTCGCGCTCGACCGGCGAAACGCGCCGGTCGGCCACGGCGACCAGTGCGCCGGCAATGACCAGCGCCGCCGCAGCCTGCTCGTTCAGGCTGGACGGATCCGCGATCTCGATCTCGTTCGGATTTGAATGCTTGGCGTCAGACATCGTTGCTCCTCGATCTTGCGAAATGGCCGCACGGAGCTGCGATGGAGCGACTGGTCGGAGAGAACCGAAGAAGGCCCGACGATCGGCCGATCCATCGCATTCGCGCGGGACAGGTCATCCGACATCACGAGGTTTGCCGACATCGTCGGCGTCCTCGCCAGAGGGGCCCGGATTCTTGTTCACGCAAGAAATAAAGACGGACCTGTCGGAATCAAGGCGACACGACTGCGACCAGCCGCCGCATCGGTTCCATGGGGCGGCGAGCAGGCCGAGTCGCGCGGCACCGTTACCGAACCGTCATCCTGAGGCGTGAGGTTTGCGATGCGAACGCATCGCAAGCCGAGCCTCGAAGGATGACGGCTCGTGCTTGTAATACAACGCAGGATGGGAGGCCGTTCCGCCGATTTCAGCTCGCGCAGGACCGAACCGTGACGCGCTCGCTCCTGACGACGGTTTCGACTGCCTTGCACGCTACGGCGCCAAAGTCCGACGGTTGCAGATAGCCTTGGGCATACGCTTCCTGCGTCAGGCGATCGATGCGCTTGTCCTCGCCGGTCGACCATTGCCGGGCGATGTAGTCCGCACCGGGTTTGCCAAAGGTTTCAGGATAACGTTCGGCGTCGTTCTGACGATGGTAGTAATATTCGCCGACCGAGCTGATGAACTGCTTCCGCCCCTCGCCGGCGCAGCGCGATCCATAGGGGCGCTCCAATGCCCGCGCCACCGCACGGCGTTTGCTTACTCTCCCTTCCACGAAGATCGCTTCGTTGGACCCGTAGCCCGGACCGTCGATTGGAGGTGCGGGCTGAGGTGACTTTTGCCGTGCGAATGCCCATGCGGCGACCTGATAGACGACGAGGGCCCAGAGGATGAACCAGGCACGGCTCATCTCGCGTTCGTCCCGCGTTGCTTCGGCAGGCATACAGGAGACGGATCGGACCATAGGCCGGGCCCGGCAAACTGGAGCACCGTGAGGCGGATCTCCTCCGGAAAATCCTCCTCGACGATACCTTTTTGTTCAAACGCCTCGGCGAGCTGCGCCTGGACGCGAACGTCCAGCGGCGTCGAGTACGCGGCGTTGGCCTGATCGTGCTTCTTTTCGCTACAGAACATCGCCAGTAGCGGATTTGGACAGTCAAGAATCTTCATGTAGCCCCGCGCATAGGCCGACGTTGCCGCGATGAGGTTCGCTTTCATCATCCTGTCGCACGGCGACATTGCGTAGGCGGCGCCTGCCTGCAGCGCGTCCATCCGCAGCGTATCGAGTTGCGGATCCTTGTCGCTTTGCAGGGTGTGCTTGGCCTCCCACGCCTTGCGTTCATGGGCCTTGGCACTCTCGTCGCCGAACGAGGCCGTGAGTGTCGGCTTCAACTGGCCGACCGGCGAAGAGGAAGAGACGGTCATGGGAAAGCCACGCATCGCCCAGGAGATGCCTACGAAGGTCGTGACGAACGCCATACATGTGAAAAGAACGAAGCGGCCCATGATCTGCACCCAAATATCGAGCGCAACCTAGCCGTGTCGAGTTAAGAGATGTAACTTATGTGTGGGTTCCAGCTCTGAAGGGTAAATGAACGTCTAAGGGGCGCGCTGGATCGCAGCCTCGACGATCTCAGGCACGAGTGCTCCTGCTCCGTCATAACGCCCACGCAAGCTTCGGCAACGAAATGTCGTCCCGAATTCGGGTATCGTGGAGAACCGCATGAATCATGAATCATGTCACGCCTTGCGCCGGCTGCGGCCACGGACTTGTCCCAATGCTTTCGGCAAAGGGCCGCGCGGAGCTCAGCTGCCTCTGGTGCGAAGGCATCGACGTGCGAACGATGGACATGGCGAAGTGGGCGGACAGTCCGTCCGGCAAACCTGAACGGGCCGCTCGCCAGTCGTTCGAATGACGGTCGTCCTGCTCCGATCAGATTCCCGCCGCCACGCGTTGCGGAGGCATATTACCCGACTCCGGGAGACGATCAGCCGATGACTTTCGGGGCGGCCGGCGCCGCCGCACGTAGAGGCAGTTGACGAGGATCGGCTCGTCATCGCCGAGCGTTATACGCTCCCTGACGAGCAGGCTCATGACCGAACGCATCTTGAGGATTTCCTGCGCGACGAAGCTGCAGTCCTCGTCCCGGTTGACCTGCTCACGCATGATGGCTTCGGCCTCGAGCATGCTGACACGAAGCGCTCGAATGGTTCTGCGGATTTCGTTGATGCGGTTGTCCATCGCTGCCTCCCAATCATGGTTGCAGCATAAGAACAAAACATGAACAACGCGTCAAGACCTCAAAACGTCAAGCCCTCAAAACCAAGGCCGCACGGGTGAAAGGCTACTCCGCCGCCTGACGCACGTAGCGTGCGGTCGGCGTGCGCATGGTGACGAGCTCTTCGGCCGCGGTCGGATGCAGCGCGATCGTGGCGTCGAAATCGGCCTTGGTCGCCTTCATCTTCACGGCGATCGCGACCGCCTGGGTGATCTCGGCGGCGGCATCGCCGACGATGTGGCAGCCCAGCACGCGGTCGGAGGCCCCGTCGACGACGAGCTTCATCAGCACACGCGTGTCGCGGCCCGACATCGTCGCCTTGATGGGGCGGAACGTCGTCTTATAGATGTCGACATGGCTGTACTGCGCCCGCGCCTCGGTCTCGGTGAGGCCGACGGTGCCGACCTCCGGCTGCGAGAACACGGCGGTCGGAATGTTGGCGTGATCGACCCTGACCTCGCGCTTGCCGAACACGGTGTCGGCGAAGGCATGGCCCTCGCGGATCGCGACCGGCGTCAGGTTGAAGCGGTGGGTGACGTCGCCGATCGCATAGATGCTGTCGACCGAGCTCTTCGAGAAATGATCGACCGCGATGCCGCCATTCCTCGGATTGATGACGACGCCGGCATTCTCCAGCCCGAGATTGGCGACGTTGGGATGGCGGCCGATCGCGAACATCACCTGCTCGGAGGCGAGGCTCGATCCGTTCGACAGATGGGTGGTGAATTCCTCGCCGTGGCGGTCGACCTTGGTCACGGTGCAGCCGGTGAGGATGGTGATGCCCTGCTTCTCCATCTCGGCACGAACATGGGTCCGAACATCCTCGTCAAAACCGCGAAGGATGTTGTCGCCGCGATAGATCACGGTGACGTCGGAGCCGAAGCCGGCGAAGATGCCGGCGAATTCGAGCGCGATGTAGCCGCCGCCCTGGATCACGATCCGCTTCGGCAGCCTCGCAAGGTGGAATGCCTCGTTGGAGGAGATCACGTGCTCGATGCCGGGAATTGCTGCGCCGTGGTTCGGCGCGCCGCCGGTGGCGATCAGGATGTATTTCGCCGTGATCTTCCTGTCGTTCTCGAGCAGGCGGATGGTGTGCGCGTCCTCGATCGCCGCGCGGCTTTTGACGATCTGCGCGCCCGACCTCTCGACGTTTGCGGTGTAGGCCGCCTCCAGCCGCGCGATCTCCTTGTCCTTGTTGGCGATCAGGGTCGGCCAGTCGAAGCTGGCGGGCGGAATGGTCCAGCCGAAGCCGGCGGCGTCCTCGAGCTCGTGGCGGACATGCGAGCCGATCACGAACAGCTTCTTCGGCACGCAGCCGCGGATCACGCAGGTGCCGCCCATGCGGTACTCTTCCGCGATCGTCACGCGGGCGCCGTGACCGGCCGCGATGCGGGCGGCACGCACGCCGCCCGAGCCGCCACCGATGACGAAGAGGTCGACGTCGAATTCAGCCATTGTCCACTCCGACCCCTTTCAGCGATCTCCGATCAGATAGTATCGATCAGATCTCCTTGCCACGCTTGCGCATCTCGGCGCGGAAGGCTCCCATCACGGTTTCGGAGAAGTTCTGGGCCCAGGAGTTCATGAAGGCCATGCTGAGGCCGATGGCGCGCGGCTCGGCCTCGATCAGCTTCTTACCCAGCGGCGACTTGTAGAAGGTGACGAGGTCCTTCAGCTCCTGCTCGGTGAACTCGCTGGCATAGATCTGCGCCATGCCTTCGCCGATCTCGTTCTGGCGGCCGGCGAGCTGCTGGGCCACGATCGGCGCGACCTCGTTGAGGTCCTTCTGGTAGTTGAGGTTCTGCTGCGTCAGCGCGATCTTGGTCTTCTCGACGAGGCCGGGCACGGCGCCTTGATACATCGCGGTGGCGTTCTTGATCTGCAGGATCTCCCTGGCCGCAGCAATCGCCGCCGGCGAGGCCTTCGGCTGGGCCGGCGCCGCAGCCTTGGGCGCGCCCTGCTGGGCCACAGCCGGGGCGACCGAGAGGGCCAGTCCCACAGCAAGGGTCGCGGCCGGCAACAATTTCAAAACGCTCTTCATTCCTAGTCTCCTTAGGGCTTTCGCCGTTCAATCACGCGGATTCCCTCGCCGCCCGCCAGAACGGCCGAGCTGGCCAGGCCGATGAACAGGCCATGCTCGACCACACCGGGGATAGCGCTCAACGCCTTGGCGAGACTGGGTGGATCCACAATACGTCCGAGCTGGGCATCGACGATCCAGTGGCCGCCGTCGGTGACGAAAACGTGGCCGTCCTTGGCCTTGCGGACCGCCATTTGCCCGGAAACGCCGCATTCGGCAAATGCCTTTTCGATCGCGCGGCGCGTCGCGCCAAGCCCGAACGGGATGACCTCGACCGGCAGCGGAAACTTGCCGAGTGCCGGCACCCATTTGCTGTCGTCGGCAATCACGATCATGCGATCCGAGGCGGCCGCCACGATCTTCTCGCGTAGCAGCGCGCCGCCACCGCCTTTGATGAGGTTGAGCTCGGGATCGATCTCGTCGGCGCCGTCGACGGTGATGTCGAGATGGTCGATCTCATCCAGCGTGGTCAGCGGCACGCCGCAACGCATTGCGTCCGCGCGCGTGGCCTCCGAGGTCGGCACGCCGATCACCTTGAGCCCGGCGGCAACGCGCTCGCCGAGCAGCTCGACGAAATGTTTTGCAGTCGAGCCGGTGCCGAGCCCGAGCTGCATGCCGTCGCGCACTTCCTCGAGGGCGCGCGCTGCAGCCTGCCGCTTCAACTGGTCCATGTTCACGTTTGCGCCCGCCTTTGGATCGAGAATGTGCCGCCGGTGTGGCCGGTTGCGGCGGCCTATGTAGCCTCGTTTTTCCCCGGAGAACAGGGTCTGGGAACAGGTCTATAAGCGGATATTATGGCCCCGCCCCTTGCTTCGACGCGACCGCGCCGGTAGCGCTTCGCCCATGACCTCCCCTCACACCATCGTCTTCGATCTCGACGGCACGCTTGTGGATACGGCGCCCGACCTGATCACCGCGCTGAATCACGTGCTCGACCGCGCAGGGCTGCCGCCCGTGCCGATGGCCTCGGCTCGCAACATGATCGGCGCCGGCGCCCGCAAGCTGATCGAACGGGGCCTGGAGGCCGAGGGTCGCACCGTCACCCCCGCAGACATGAACCGGATGACGGCCGATTTCATCGCCTATTATGCCGACCATATCGCGGTCGAATCCCGCCCCTTCGAGGGACTCGAAGCCGCGCTCGACCAGTTTGCCGCCCAGGGCCATCGCCTCGCGGTCTGCACCAACAAGCTGGAATGGCTGTCGAAGCGGCTTTTGGACCAGCTCGACCTCAGTCGCCGCTTTGCGGCGATCTGCGGCGCCGACACGTTCGGTGTCCAGAAGCCCGATCCGACCATTTTCCGCGAGACCGTGGCCCGCGCCGGCGGAGAGGTCAAAGCCAGTATCATGGTCGGTGACGCCGGAACCGACGTTGGCGTCGCCCGGCGGGCCGGCGTGCCCGTCATTGGGGTCAGCTTCGGCTATACGGACGTGCCGATCGCCGAGCTGAAGCCGGACCGGCTGATCCATCACATGCGCGACCTGCCCGCCGCAGCGCACAGCTTGATGAATACCCGGACTCCCGCAAGCCACTGATTAATCTATATTATTCCGCAGAACCCCGCATTAACCATCTATTATCTATGCGCAGCCCGCCGGTTGCCTGCCCCAAACGACACTCCTAAGGTCCGGCTGGGGTAGGTGGCGGTTCGTCGCAGAAATGGGTGGTCATGCGTCGTGTCATCGCGATTGCGTTAGCAGGAGCGAGCCTTGGTGGCTGCTCCTCAATGTCCTGGGACATGTTCAAATCGGCCCCGCCGACCGTCCAGGTCAGGCTCGAATCAAGTCCTCCGGGGGCTGACGCCACAACCTCGCTCGGTCCGGGCTGCAAGACCCCCTGCTCCGTCTCGGTTCCCGCCCCCGATGCTCCGTTTACGGTCGCTTTCGCGCTGGCCAAGTACCAGCCGGCGAACGTGCCGGTGAACATGATCAAGAATCCCGGCGATTTCACCACCCCCGCCTCGGTGACCATCGACCCGAATCCGGTGTTCGCGGAGCTCCAGCCGGCCACTCCGCCCAAGCCGGTCCGCAAGCCGCACCGGCCGAAGAAGCCGAAACCGGCCGCTGCCGCAGCGCCGGTGGATGCCACACAGACTGCGGCTTCGCCGTTCCCCGATCCGAACGCGGGCAAGCGCTGACAACCCGATTGTCCTCGGCCAGCCCGATGCTTAGATTGCTTCCCGAGCACCGCTAAAGCATCGGTGTGCGAGTCGCCCAAAGTGACAAGGCCTCCCGTATGAACGGATCTTCCGCGAGTCCCCTCGCCACAGCGAGTCCCCTCGCCGCGCTGTCGAGCCCCATGACCGATCCGTTCGGGCGGACCATCAGCTATTTGCGCGTCTCCGTCACCGACCGCTGCGACTTGCGCTGCTTCTATTGCATGTCGGAGGACATGACGTTCCTGCCCAAGGCGGACCTGCTGACACTTGAGGAACTCGACCGGCTCTGCTCGGCCTTCATCGCCAAAGGCGTGAAGAAGCTGCGGCTCACCGGCGGCGAGCCCTTGGTCCGCCGCAACGTGATGACGTTGGTGCGCTCGCTGTCGCGGCATCTTTCCAGCGGCGCCCTGAACGAGCTGACGCTGACCACCAACGGCACCCAGCTTGCGAAACATGCGAGCGAGCTTGCCGATTGCGGCGTCCGCCGCATCAACGTCTCGCTCGACACGCTCGATTCGCGGAAGTTTCGCGAGATCACCCGCTGGGGCGAGATCGACAAGGTCCTGGAAGGCATCGAAGCCGCACGAGCCGCAGGGCTCAGCGTGAAGATCAACGCGGTGGCGCTGAAGAACCTCAACGAGGACGAACTGCCCGAGCTGATGCGCTGGGCCCACGGCATGGGCATGGGCCTGACGTTGATCGAGGTGATGCCGATGGGCGAGATCGGATCGGGACGGATCGACCAATATCTGCCGCTGTCCCTGGTGCGCGCCCGCCTCGCCCAGCAATTCACGCTGACGGATCTGGCCGAGACCACGGGCGGACCGGCGCGCTATGTCAGCGTCGCCGAGACCGGCGGCAAGCTCGGCTTCATCACGCCGATGACCCATAATTTCTGCGAGTCCTGCAACCGGGTGCGCATCACCTGCACGGGAACGCTGCACACCTGCCTCGGCCACGAGGATGCCTCGGATTTACGCAAACCTCTGCGTGCATCGAATGAGGACGTGCTGCTTGCGGATGCGATCGACCGCGCCATCGGGCTGAAGCCCAAGGGCCACGATTTCATCATCGACCGCCGCCACAACCGTCCCAGCGTCTCCAGGCACATGAGCGTCACCGGCGGCTGACCCCGTGGGGTTACGGTCTTATTCCCCTTAACTATCAACAAACTTCCGATTGACTGGCGGCACGCCCGCTGGTTTGGTGCGGCTGCCTTATGCCTGCGCGGCGAGACAAGCCACGCGCCAACTCGGCGCAGTCAAGACGGCCGGGGCACAATCGGGGAGGACCTATCGTTGCAAGCGCTCCTAAAGCTGAGCCAAGGAATTGACGCGTTCACGCGCTGGACGGGCAAACGCCTGGCGTGGTTGATCGTGCTCGCCGTCATCATTTCGGCGGTCAATGCGATCGTCCGCAAGACGTTCGACACGTCGTCCAATTCGTGGCTCGAGCTGCAATGGGTGCTGTTCAGCATCGTCTTCCTGCTGTGCTCGCCCTGGACGCTGCTCGATAACGAGCACATCCGCATCGACATCGTGAACAATGCGCTGCCGAAGACGGCTCGCAATGTCATCGACGTGATCGGTCACCTGTTCTTCCTCATTCCGCTGTGCATCGTCATGATCATTACGGGCGTGCCGTTCTTCGAGCGCTCGTTCCAGATCAACGAGCAATCCGGCAACGCCGGCGGCCTGCCGCAATGGCCCGCCAAATCCCTGATCATGATC from Bradyrhizobium zhanjiangense includes these protein-coding regions:
- the rpiA gene encoding ribose-5-phosphate isomerase RpiA — encoded protein: MNMDQLKRQAAARALEEVRDGMQLGLGTGSTAKHFVELLGERVAAGLKVIGVPTSEATRADAMRCGVPLTTLDEIDHLDITVDGADEIDPELNLIKGGGGALLREKIVAAASDRMIVIADDSKWVPALGKFPLPVEVIPFGLGATRRAIEKAFAECGVSGQMAVRKAKDGHVFVTDGGHWIVDAQLGRIVDPPSLAKALSAIPGVVEHGLFIGLASSAVLAGGEGIRVIERRKP
- the gor gene encoding glutathione-disulfide reductase, yielding MAEFDVDLFVIGGGSGGVRAARIAAGHGARVTIAEEYRMGGTCVIRGCVPKKLFVIGSHVRHELEDAAGFGWTIPPASFDWPTLIANKDKEIARLEAAYTANVERSGAQIVKSRAAIEDAHTIRLLENDRKITAKYILIATGGAPNHGAAIPGIEHVISSNEAFHLARLPKRIVIQGGGYIALEFAGIFAGFGSDVTVIYRGDNILRGFDEDVRTHVRAEMEKQGITILTGCTVTKVDRHGEEFTTHLSNGSSLASEQVMFAIGRHPNVANLGLENAGVVINPRNGGIAVDHFSKSSVDSIYAIGDVTHRFNLTPVAIREGHAFADTVFGKREVRVDHANIPTAVFSQPEVGTVGLTETEARAQYSHVDIYKTTFRPIKATMSGRDTRVLMKLVVDGASDRVLGCHIVGDAAAEITQAVAIAVKMKATKADFDATIALHPTAAEELVTMRTPTARYVRQAAE
- the moaA gene encoding GTP 3',8-cyclase MoaA → MNGSSASPLATASPLAALSSPMTDPFGRTISYLRVSVTDRCDLRCFYCMSEDMTFLPKADLLTLEELDRLCSAFIAKGVKKLRLTGGEPLVRRNVMTLVRSLSRHLSSGALNELTLTTNGTQLAKHASELADCGVRRINVSLDTLDSRKFREITRWGEIDKVLEGIEAARAAGLSVKINAVALKNLNEDELPELMRWAHGMGMGLTLIEVMPMGEIGSGRIDQYLPLSLVRARLAQQFTLTDLAETTGGPARYVSVAETGGKLGFITPMTHNFCESCNRVRITCTGTLHTCLGHEDASDLRKPLRASNEDVLLADAIDRAIGLKPKGHDFIIDRRHNRPSVSRHMSVTGG
- a CDS encoding DUF2059 domain-containing protein — translated: MKSVLKLLPAATLAVGLALSVAPAVAQQGAPKAAAPAQPKASPAAIAAAREILQIKNATAMYQGAVPGLVEKTKIALTQQNLNYQKDLNEVAPIVAQQLAGRQNEIGEGMAQIYASEFTEQELKDLVTFYKSPLGKKLIEAEPRAIGLSMAFMNSWAQNFSETVMGAFRAEMRKRGKEI
- a CDS encoding TerC family protein, producing MTELITTEALAALLQVVLIDLVLAGDNAVVIGLAAAGLPAEQRRRAIVVGIVAATALRIVFAGVATQLLQVIGLLLAGGVLLLWVCWKMWRELRERAAHSRQLAFSHGGGASDAPVPHKTFGQAALQIVAADVSMSLDNVLAVAGAAREHPYILAFGLLLSVAMMGVAADLLGRVLQKQRWIAYVGLAIIVYVAFEMIYRGSLELAPVIASL
- a CDS encoding TRAP transporter small permease subunit, which encodes MQALLKLSQGIDAFTRWTGKRLAWLIVLAVIISAVNAIVRKTFDTSSNSWLELQWVLFSIVFLLCSPWTLLDNEHIRIDIVNNALPKTARNVIDVIGHLFFLIPLCIVMIITGVPFFERSFQINEQSGNAGGLPQWPAKSLIMIGFALLLVQGISELIKRIAVMRGMMPDPHESQVSALEAEVEHLVEAIEKK
- a CDS encoding HAD family hydrolase; the protein is MTSPHTIVFDLDGTLVDTAPDLITALNHVLDRAGLPPVPMASARNMIGAGARKLIERGLEAEGRTVTPADMNRMTADFIAYYADHIAVESRPFEGLEAALDQFAAQGHRLAVCTNKLEWLSKRLLDQLDLSRRFAAICGADTFGVQKPDPTIFRETVARAGGEVKASIMVGDAGTDVGVARRAGVPVIGVSFGYTDVPIAELKPDRLIHHMRDLPAAAHSLMNTRTPASH
- a CDS encoding TerB family tellurite resistance protein, with the translated sequence MSDAKHSNPNEIEIADPSSLNEQAAAALVIAGALVAVADRRVSPVERDEVIRFIRDRGLAPHIDDDRLLAMFDALAERLEEPDFANVVIETLRPVSDMPLSSHLMELSERVAAADEDVHPHEVQAIKLLRLLTLALPRAKRVVPAAHRAAAEE